In the genome of Pediococcus claussenii ATCC BAA-344, one region contains:
- the ileS gene encoding isoleucine--tRNA ligase produces the protein MRVKDTLNLGKTKFKMRGNLPVNEKKREDIWFENKIYEKRQKLNEGKPSFVLHDGPPYANGNIHMGHAMNKISKDIIVRYKSMNGFRSPYVPGWDTHGLPIEQQLAKDGYDRKKMSTSEFRKLCREYALKQVDKQREDFKRLGISAEWDNPYLTLMPEFEAEEIKTFGKMAEQGLIYRGKKPVFWSWSSESAMAEAEVEYHDVTSPSAFYAEKVIDGKDVLDNDTYVVVWTTTPWTIPASEGVTIDANFDYAVVQPEGESRKFVVANELLSSVSEKFGWTNVKTIKLVKGSELDRILVQHPFIEDRKLVVMLGNFVTLDAGTGLVHTAPGFGEDDFWVSKEYGLDIVVPVDDKGVMTAEAGSDFEGVFYEDANQIALDKLKDLNLLLLEMPYEHSYPFDWRTKKPVIFRATPQWFASVDKIRDSILDAITDVKFKPDWGQKRLHNMIRDRGDWVISRQRVWGVPLPIFYGEDGEAIITKETTDHVAKLFGQFGSDVWFEREAKDLLPDGFTSEHSPNGIFTKENDIMDVWFDSGSSHQGVLAHRDYLTYPSDLVLEGSDQYRGWFNSSLITSVAVSGKAPYKSVISQGFTLDGKGHKMSKSLGNTIVPEEIIQKMGAEIIRLWVLSIDSSSDVRVSQENFVKISDSYKKIRNTIRYLLANTSDFDPKEDRVAVSELNTEDKYMLNRFNQVIGELNQSYEAYDFINVFKTLMNFMINDLSAFYLDFAKDVVYIEPAKSLKRRSMQTVFYDILVGLTKWMTPVLPHTTEEIWEYLKEPEEFVQLADLDAPQDVDETLLKKWNKVRDIRSDVMKSLEEARDRKLIGKSMEAQLDLYLSDENMNLVKELGVDLRLILIVSQINLHSLEEANESSDKYDGVSVLVQAAAGKVCDRCRMTKTDVGEDKNFENLCASCAKIVSDNFPEAIENGFEN, from the coding sequence ATGAGAGTAAAAGACACGTTAAATCTTGGTAAAACAAAGTTTAAAATGCGAGGTAATCTTCCAGTTAATGAAAAGAAACGTGAAGATATTTGGTTTGAAAATAAAATTTATGAGAAACGTCAAAAATTAAATGAAGGAAAGCCTTCTTTTGTACTTCATGATGGGCCACCATATGCAAACGGAAATATTCATATGGGACACGCAATGAACAAGATTTCAAAGGATATTATTGTTCGGTATAAATCAATGAACGGTTTTCGTTCGCCATATGTACCAGGATGGGATACCCATGGTCTACCAATTGAACAGCAATTGGCTAAAGATGGTTATGATCGAAAAAAAATGTCCACTTCTGAGTTTAGAAAGCTTTGCCGAGAATACGCTTTAAAGCAAGTTGATAAACAACGTGAAGATTTTAAGCGTCTTGGCATTTCTGCAGAATGGGACAATCCATATTTGACATTAATGCCAGAATTTGAAGCCGAAGAAATCAAAACATTTGGAAAAATGGCTGAACAAGGATTGATTTATCGGGGGAAAAAGCCAGTATTTTGGTCATGGTCTTCAGAATCAGCAATGGCTGAAGCCGAGGTTGAATATCATGATGTTACTTCGCCTTCCGCCTTCTATGCTGAAAAAGTTATTGATGGTAAGGATGTTCTTGATAATGATACTTATGTTGTCGTTTGGACAACAACACCATGGACTATTCCTGCTTCCGAGGGTGTAACAATTGACGCCAACTTTGACTATGCCGTTGTTCAACCTGAAGGTGAAAGCCGAAAATTTGTCGTAGCAAACGAATTGCTTTCATCAGTTAGCGAAAAGTTTGGTTGGACGAATGTGAAAACAATTAAGTTAGTAAAAGGGAGTGAATTGGACCGTATTTTAGTCCAACATCCTTTTATTGAAGACAGAAAACTAGTTGTTATGTTGGGCAACTTTGTGACTCTTGATGCCGGTACGGGGCTCGTTCATACCGCACCTGGTTTTGGCGAGGATGATTTTTGGGTAAGTAAAGAATACGGACTTGATATTGTAGTTCCTGTTGATGATAAAGGTGTGATGACCGCTGAGGCTGGATCAGATTTTGAAGGTGTATTTTATGAAGACGCTAACCAGATTGCCTTGGATAAATTAAAAGATCTTAATTTATTATTGCTTGAAATGCCTTACGAACATAGTTACCCATTTGACTGGAGAACTAAGAAACCGGTTATTTTCCGTGCAACACCTCAGTGGTTTGCATCTGTTGATAAAATCCGTGATAGTATCCTTGATGCAATCACGGATGTTAAGTTCAAGCCAGATTGGGGTCAAAAACGTCTCCATAATATGATTCGCGATCGTGGTGATTGGGTAATTTCGAGACAACGTGTTTGGGGTGTGCCACTTCCAATCTTTTATGGTGAAGATGGTGAAGCAATTATTACCAAGGAAACGACAGACCATGTAGCAAAATTGTTTGGTCAGTTTGGGTCAGACGTGTGGTTTGAACGAGAAGCAAAAGATCTATTACCAGACGGATTTACGAGTGAGCATTCACCAAATGGGATCTTTACTAAAGAAAATGATATTATGGATGTTTGGTTCGATTCTGGCTCATCACATCAAGGCGTTTTAGCACATCGTGATTATTTAACTTATCCATCAGATTTAGTGCTTGAAGGATCTGATCAGTATCGTGGATGGTTTAACTCAAGTTTGATTACTAGTGTGGCTGTTTCTGGTAAGGCACCTTATAAATCTGTTATTTCACAAGGATTTACTCTTGATGGTAAAGGCCATAAGATGAGTAAGTCTCTTGGAAATACAATCGTTCCAGAAGAGATCATTCAAAAGATGGGGGCAGAGATCATCCGTCTTTGGGTACTTTCTATTGATTCATCTTCAGATGTACGTGTATCTCAAGAAAATTTTGTAAAGATTTCCGATTCTTATAAAAAAATTCGAAATACTATTCGTTATTTACTAGCAAATACCAGTGATTTTGATCCTAAAGAAGATCGGGTTGCAGTTTCAGAATTAAATACCGAAGATAAATACATGCTTAATAGGTTTAATCAAGTAATTGGCGAGCTAAATCAATCATATGAAGCTTATGATTTTATCAATGTGTTTAAGACACTAATGAACTTTATGATTAACGATTTATCAGCATTTTATCTTGATTTTGCTAAAGATGTTGTTTATATTGAGCCAGCTAAAAGTTTAAAGCGTCGTTCAATGCAAACTGTTTTCTACGATATTTTAGTTGGATTAACTAAGTGGATGACACCAGTTCTGCCACATACAACTGAGGAAATTTGGGAATATCTAAAAGAACCAGAAGAATTTGTTCAACTGGCTGATTTGGATGCTCCTCAAGATGTTGATGAAACACTACTTAAAAAATGGAATAAAGTTCGTGACATTCGCTCCGATGTTATGAAGTCATTGGAAGAAGCTCGTGATCGTAAATTAATTGGTAAATCAATGGAAGCGCAACTTGATTTATACCTAAGTGATGAAAACATGAACCTTGTGAAAGAACTTGGTGTGGACCTACGATTAATTTTGATTGTGTCCCAAATTAACCTACACAGTTTAGAAGAAGCTAACGAATCCTCAGATAAATATGATGGGGTATCAGTATTAGTTCAGGCTGCGGCTGGAAAAGTTTGTGATCGCTGTCGAATGACTAAGACAGATGTTGGGGAAGATAAAAACTTTGAAAATCTTTGTGCAAGTTGTGCAAAGATTGTGAGTGATAATTTTCCAGAAGCAATTGAAAATGGTTTTGAGAATTAA
- a CDS encoding cold-shock protein, translating to MENGVVDTFDKAKGFGFIKLEDGKRAFVHYSVIKTDDDSFKTLEAGEQVQILSAPGVDGLVALEVIRGDK from the coding sequence GTGGAAAATGGTGTAGTTGATACTTTTGATAAAGCAAAGGGCTTTGGTTTTATTAAATTAGAGGATGGTAAGCGAGCTTTCGTGCATTATTCAGTTATTAAAACGGACGATGATTCATTTAAAACGCTTGAGGCTGGGGAGCAGGTTCAGATTTTGTCAGCACCCGGTGTTGATGGGCTTGTAGCTCTAGAAGTCATAAGAGGTGACAAGTAA
- a CDS encoding NUDIX hydrolase has product MNMEEEVVKSDSKYKGQIIDVYKQTVKLPNGELANRDVVKHQNAIAILAFTNEGKAIFEEQWRTPVGKTTIEIPAGKVEDGETYLETAKRELNEEVRLQSADIKKVAGFYSSPGFADEYMVLFTAKDLSPVETKLPQDFGENLNIFEYSLDEALTAVKLGKIEDAKTVLAIYYWQANYQAGE; this is encoded by the coding sequence ATGAACATGGAAGAAGAAGTTGTTAAATCGGATTCTAAATATAAGGGACAGATCATAGATGTTTACAAGCAAACTGTAAAATTACCAAATGGTGAACTCGCAAATCGGGATGTGGTTAAACATCAAAATGCTATTGCAATTCTAGCTTTTACGAATGAAGGAAAGGCAATATTTGAAGAGCAATGGCGCACTCCTGTCGGCAAAACAACAATTGAAATACCTGCAGGTAAAGTTGAAGACGGCGAAACATATTTGGAAACAGCTAAGCGAGAATTAAATGAAGAAGTAAGACTACAATCTGCAGATATTAAAAAAGTTGCTGGATTTTATTCGTCTCCTGGTTTCGCTGATGAATACATGGTTTTATTTACTGCAAAAGATTTATCACCTGTCGAAACCAAGTTACCACAGGATTTTGGTGAAAATTTAAATATCTTTGAATATTCTCTTGATGAAGCGCTCACTGCAGTTAAATTGGGTAAAATTGAAGATGCTAAAACGGTTTTAGCAATTTATTATTGGCAGGCAAACTATCAAGCAGGTGAATGA
- a CDS encoding 5'-methylthioadenosine/adenosylhomocysteine nucleosidase codes for MKYGVICAMEEEIQSLLANLELNKKTNIQGIEFYDGVIGSTPVVLVRSGIGKVEAGITAALLVTNFKVDAVIHSGSAGGIGSGLKVGDVVLSSEVAYHDVDATAFGYEYGQLPQQPARFTADEKLIKSVKNAANENNLNVIEGLIVTGDQFIASKEATDKILKNFPDALCCEMEGAAIGQVAHQFKKPFLVIRAMSDTGDDEANVSFDDFIIEAGKRSAKMLLNFFEEG; via the coding sequence ATGAAATATGGTGTTATTTGTGCGATGGAAGAAGAAATTCAATCGCTCTTGGCTAACTTAGAATTAAATAAAAAAACTAACATCCAAGGAATTGAATTTTACGATGGAGTAATTGGTTCGACGCCAGTCGTATTAGTTCGATCTGGAATTGGAAAAGTTGAAGCAGGGATTACAGCGGCACTTCTTGTTACTAATTTTAAAGTTGATGCTGTTATTCATTCTGGTTCTGCTGGTGGAATTGGATCGGGATTAAAAGTTGGAGATGTGGTATTGTCTAGCGAGGTTGCGTACCATGATGTAGACGCAACTGCTTTTGGATATGAGTATGGTCAATTACCTCAACAACCTGCTCGCTTTACAGCAGATGAGAAGTTAATTAAATCTGTAAAAAATGCTGCCAATGAGAATAATTTAAATGTTATTGAAGGGCTAATTGTGACAGGAGATCAGTTTATCGCTAGTAAAGAAGCGACGGATAAGATTTTGAAAAATTTTCCTGATGCATTATGTTGTGAAATGGAAGGTGCTGCAATCGGACAAGTAGCACATCAATTTAAAAAACCATTTTTGGTTATTCGTGCAATGTCTGATACTGGTGATGATGAAGCCAATGTTTCATTTGATGATTTTATCATTGAGGCAGGTAAAAGATCGGCTAAAATGTTATTGAATTTTTTTGAAGAAGGATGA
- a CDS encoding cysteine desulfurase family protein, producing MREVYLDNAATTPTDPSVVATISDQLTNNWGNASSLHGFGRKARAVLDESRQVIASSINADEDEIIFTSGGTESNNTAIRQVAKRYKSHGTHIITTKIEHPSVLRPMELLEREGFQVTYLDVDQNGLINLDDFKKALDDQTILVSIMMGNNEVGSHMPIKEIGDILKDHQAIFHTDAVQAFGLLDIDVKRDHIDLLSTSAHKLNGPKMTGFLYKNRNVNFDSFILGGEQEDKRRAGTENVANIAGFAQAVKLLGNEHKYDLQKKYMHFKEIIMQQLKAADIEFEVNGSVDENNVQHVFNIWLKGLSTYVMQTNLDLAGIAISGGSACTAGSLEPSHVLTAMYGSKSPRISESIRISFGKITTEDDVNYFCEQLITIIKRLTK from the coding sequence ATGCGTGAAGTATATTTAGATAATGCTGCAACCACACCAACGGATCCGTCTGTCGTTGCAACAATAAGTGATCAGTTAACCAATAACTGGGGAAATGCGTCCAGCCTACATGGCTTTGGACGTAAAGCCAGGGCTGTATTGGATGAATCAAGACAAGTTATTGCAAGTAGCATTAACGCCGATGAGGACGAAATCATTTTTACAAGTGGTGGAACGGAAAGCAACAATACAGCAATTCGCCAAGTGGCTAAAAGATATAAAAGTCACGGTACACACATTATTACAACTAAGATAGAACATCCATCTGTTCTTCGTCCAATGGAACTTTTAGAACGCGAAGGATTTCAGGTTACATACTTAGATGTCGATCAAAACGGTTTGATTAATTTGGACGATTTTAAGAAGGCACTTGATGACCAAACAATTCTAGTTAGTATTATGATGGGCAATAACGAAGTTGGAAGTCATATGCCAATTAAAGAAATTGGAGATATTTTAAAGGATCACCAGGCTATTTTTCATACTGATGCGGTTCAAGCATTTGGTCTTTTGGATATTGACGTTAAAAGAGATCATATTGACCTACTATCAACATCTGCGCACAAATTAAATGGCCCTAAAATGACTGGATTTTTGTATAAAAATCGAAACGTTAATTTTGATAGTTTTATCTTAGGTGGAGAGCAAGAAGATAAGCGACGTGCTGGGACAGAAAATGTTGCTAATATTGCGGGATTTGCTCAGGCAGTAAAGCTTTTGGGAAATGAGCATAAATATGACCTTCAGAAAAAGTACATGCATTTTAAAGAGATAATTATGCAGCAGTTAAAAGCAGCTGATATTGAGTTTGAGGTAAATGGCTCAGTTGATGAAAACAACGTCCAACATGTTTTTAATATTTGGCTGAAGGGGTTATCGACGTATGTTATGCAGACAAATCTTGACTTGGCCGGAATTGCAATTTCTGGTGGGTCAGCATGTACCGCTGGAAGTTTGGAGCCTTCACATGTTTTGACTGCTATGTACGGTTCAAAGTCTCCTCGAATTAGTGAGTCAATCCGAATTAGTTTTGGTAAAATTACAACTGAGGATGATGTTAACTATTTTTGCGAACAATTAATAACAATTATTAAAAGATTAACGAAATAG
- a CDS encoding DUF1831 domain-containing protein, which yields MAFQKLVQVDGDSKSYEINAKIKKYSLLDLGFVKTNNGVYNLERSLDPTSPYNQGIKLKVSVSKDLDGLKMSTVTGNGLRAVNIFKREEDQPLVEQYHYLLNSLIDREVLKVHA from the coding sequence ATGGCATTTCAAAAATTAGTTCAGGTGGATGGCGATTCAAAAAGTTATGAGATTAACGCGAAGATCAAAAAATATTCTTTGCTTGACTTGGGTTTCGTTAAAACCAACAACGGTGTGTATAATCTGGAACGATCTCTTGATCCGACATCACCATATAATCAAGGCATTAAACTTAAAGTTTCGGTAAGTAAGGATTTGGACGGTTTGAAAATGAGCACAGTAACTGGAAATGGACTTCGTGCGGTTAATATTTTTAAACGAGAGGAAGACCAACCACTCGTAGAGCAATATCATTATTTACTGAACAGCTTGATAGATCGGGAAGTTTTAAAAGTTCACGCATAG
- the mnmA gene encoding tRNA 2-thiouridine(34) synthase MnmA, whose protein sequence is MSDNSNTRVVVGMSGGVDSSVVAYLLKKQGYDVVGVFMKNWDDTDENGYCTATEDYKDVAKVAAKIGIPYYSVNFEKEYWDRVFTYFLDEYKKGRTPNPDVICNNEIKFKAFLDYAISLGADYVATGHYAQAERDENGHQHLLRAVDDNKDQTYFLSQLSADQLDRVMFPLGGMRKPQVREIAHEAGLAVADKKDSVGICFIGEENFREFLGNYLPAKSGQMMTMDGKVMGEHAGLMYYTIGQRRGLGIGGGSENNEPWFVVGKDLSKNILYVGQGFENPNLYATHLDASDMHFVNKLGAERGHDFKCTAKFRYRAKDVPVTVHFSDDFSQVTVAFDEPARAITPGQALVLYDGDECIGGGIIDAAYSNAKQLQYV, encoded by the coding sequence ATGAGTGACAACAGTAACACACGCGTTGTTGTTGGCATGAGTGGTGGGGTTGATTCCTCAGTTGTAGCATATTTGCTTAAGAAGCAGGGTTACGATGTTGTTGGTGTGTTCATGAAAAATTGGGATGACACTGACGAAAACGGGTATTGTACTGCCACGGAAGATTATAAGGATGTAGCAAAGGTTGCGGCTAAAATTGGTATTCCTTATTATTCTGTTAATTTTGAAAAAGAGTACTGGGACCGTGTATTTACGTATTTTTTGGATGAATACAAAAAAGGGCGCACACCTAATCCTGATGTTATTTGTAATAATGAGATTAAGTTCAAGGCTTTCTTAGACTATGCAATCAGTCTTGGTGCCGATTATGTTGCAACTGGGCATTATGCTCAAGCAGAACGTGATGAGAATGGGCATCAGCATTTATTGAGAGCGGTTGATGATAATAAGGACCAAACTTATTTCCTTAGCCAATTGAGTGCGGATCAGTTGGATCGTGTTATGTTTCCACTTGGTGGAATGCGTAAGCCACAGGTTCGTGAGATCGCTCATGAAGCTGGACTTGCGGTCGCTGATAAGAAGGATTCAGTTGGAATCTGTTTCATTGGCGAAGAGAACTTTAGAGAGTTCTTGGGTAATTATTTGCCAGCTAAGTCTGGGCAAATGATGACGATGGATGGTAAAGTAATGGGTGAGCATGCCGGTCTTATGTATTACACAATTGGTCAGCGACGTGGACTTGGTATTGGTGGAGGTTCCGAAAATAATGAGCCTTGGTTTGTTGTTGGTAAGGATCTTTCCAAGAATATTTTATATGTTGGACAAGGATTCGAGAATCCTAATCTATATGCAACTCACTTGGATGCCTCTGATATGCATTTTGTTAATAAGCTTGGTGCGGAGCGGGGACATGATTTTAAGTGTACTGCAAAGTTTCGTTATCGTGCTAAAGATGTTCCCGTAACGGTTCATTTTAGTGACGATTTTAGTCAAGTTACTGTTGCATTTGACGAGCCAGCCCGAGCTATAACTCCAGGACAAGCACTTGTTTTGTATGATGGTGATGAGTGCATTGGTGGTGGTATCATTGATGCTGCATATAGTAATGCAAAGCAATTACAATATGTTTAA
- a CDS encoding histidine phosphatase family protein, translating to MTKLYFIRHGKTKWNLERRYQGAKGDSELLPSSFVEIKELASFLSENSFKRIYTSPLRRARITGRTLQHELEVIQGYPTPISVESRLREFNLGLMEGMKFVDTERIYTREVDAFRNHPDQYDPSDIHGESFQQLIERMRPVIQRIVERYPFKEDKIIIVSHGAALNALINSLLGIDLKDLRKRGGLANTSTTILETTDKGKSYTLIDWNDTSYLHKRLDASDLI from the coding sequence ATGACAAAGTTATATTTTATTCGTCACGGAAAAACGAAATGGAACCTGGAAAGACGGTACCAAGGAGCTAAGGGTGATTCAGAATTGTTGCCATCCAGTTTTGTTGAAATAAAAGAATTGGCATCATTTTTAAGTGAGAATTCATTTAAAAGAATCTACACAAGTCCACTTAGAAGAGCAAGAATTACGGGAAGAACTTTGCAACACGAGCTAGAAGTAATACAAGGTTATCCGACGCCTATCTCGGTCGAAAGTCGCTTGAGAGAGTTTAACCTTGGTTTAATGGAAGGAATGAAGTTTGTCGATACAGAACGTATCTATACACGCGAAGTTGATGCATTTCGAAATCATCCTGACCAGTATGATCCTTCAGACATTCATGGGGAATCATTTCAACAATTAATTGAACGGATGAGACCCGTGATTCAAAGAATAGTTGAGCGTTATCCTTTTAAGGAGGATAAAATAATCATTGTTAGTCATGGAGCAGCATTGAACGCATTAATTAATTCATTATTAGGTATTGATTTAAAGGATTTAAGAAAAAGAGGCGGGCTAGCTAACACCAGTACTACCATCCTAGAAACTACAGATAAGGGCAAGTCGTATACTCTGATTGATTGGAATGATACTTCTTATTTACATAAAAGATTGGATGCAAGCGATTTAATTTAG
- a CDS encoding tetratricopeptide repeat protein, with protein sequence MTENKKQNKIVHELIKKIDSDPQKAENYFDLSALLIEQQSFDQAEELLNKALGSVQDADGVDLIQFGLGNLYYTQSEYDKTIQIMQRINSEKLQPDANQMIAQSYFAQNKYQIAFAFALTAQEKKQPNDISINSLLGDITLAMGDLDSAEHYYDIVLSGDSRNASSLFNRGIIEMVLHDGGLDNHFFKDAKAFDSELFEKNKNRLIDIDSLINNGRDSE encoded by the coding sequence ATGACAGAGAATAAAAAACAAAATAAAATTGTTCATGAGCTCATAAAAAAAATTGATAGTGATCCCCAAAAAGCAGAAAATTATTTTGATTTATCGGCCTTACTAATCGAACAACAAAGTTTTGATCAGGCAGAAGAGTTGCTGAATAAAGCGTTGGGAAGCGTCCAAGATGCTGACGGAGTTGATTTGATTCAATTTGGCCTTGGAAATCTTTATTATACGCAATCTGAATATGATAAAACAATTCAAATAATGCAAAGGATAAATTCTGAAAAGCTACAACCGGATGCTAATCAAATGATAGCTCAGTCATATTTTGCACAAAATAAGTATCAGATTGCTTTTGCTTTTGCACTAACTGCACAAGAAAAAAAACAACCGAATGATATATCTATTAATAGTTTGTTAGGTGATATTACACTTGCCATGGGTGATTTAGATTCGGCCGAGCATTATTATGATATTGTATTGAGCGGTGATTCTAGAAATGCTAGTTCTTTATTCAATCGTGGAATTATTGAAATGGTTCTCCATGATGGAGGGTTAGATAACCACTTTTTTAAGGATGCAAAGGCATTTGATAGTGAACTATTTGAAAAAAATAAAAATCGATTAATTGATATTGATAGTTTGATCAACAATGGAAGGGATTCTGAATAA
- a CDS encoding ATP-dependent RecD-like DNA helicase, whose protein sequence is MAEEINLFRNNDTEKVSQAHLVGSIAGIFFESPDSFFKVVLVDVDENDFDWEEDQIVATGSFADLQEGESYSFIGRVVNHPKYGQQLQVETYSRTQPTSLDGLITYFSSSVFKGIGKKTAEKIVNTLGTNAIDMISSDKSVLKGLGLSTKQQDTIYDVISQSDGMEKIIAGLSAYGFGSTIAARIFKKYQEKTLSIIEEDPYQLAIDIEGIGFKKADQLARQFGIGFDFASRIDAGILHVINEWYNNTGNTYIVSKDLVMQVSNLLEVDGQNVDLEKIADQVIELAKKDRIVGDDNRVYLKWMYNAELIIAGKIKLLTNQKDVKVPAGLFKKLIRNAEKKINVKYDDTQRNAILNSLKSPISIITGGPGTGKTTIIKGFLQTYADLHELSLDPNQYTDSHFPIMLAAPTGRAAKRITEVTNVPAKTIHRLLGINGNDSLTSDEELELSGGLLIVDEMSMVDVALFKKLIQATDTSVQVVLVGDQDQLPSVGPGQVFHDLIKSDCIPTVKLNNVHRQSSDSTITDLAHAIQKGQLPEDFTQNKSDRSFFTAHANQVEDIIEQVVDRAMDRGFSKADIQVLSPMYRGSAGVDQLNKHLQRIMNPPLQPNPKKIMVRDQEFRIGDKVLQLVNAPENNVFNGDIGEIVGMVSKGANQHIIVNFDETEVTYSKTDWNQLTLAYCISIHKSQGSEFKMIIMPLVNQFSRMLQRNLLYTGITRASSFLILLGEQSAYQTAVEHVASNRKTTLILRLTGIYEEDSSSELDDGQNVKVEESRVKVSIINNNVDPMIGMKGISPYDFMN, encoded by the coding sequence ATGGCTGAAGAAATTAATTTATTTAGAAATAATGACACGGAAAAGGTATCACAAGCCCACTTAGTTGGTTCGATTGCAGGGATTTTTTTCGAAAGCCCTGATTCTTTTTTTAAGGTTGTTTTAGTTGACGTTGATGAGAATGATTTTGATTGGGAGGAGGATCAGATTGTTGCGACAGGTAGTTTTGCTGACTTACAAGAGGGTGAATCATATAGCTTTATTGGAAGGGTTGTTAACCATCCTAAATATGGACAACAATTGCAGGTGGAAACGTACAGTAGAACTCAGCCAACTAGTTTAGATGGTCTAATTACTTATTTTTCTAGTAGTGTTTTTAAAGGAATTGGGAAAAAAACAGCTGAAAAGATTGTTAATACATTAGGAACTAACGCTATTGACATGATTTCCTCTGATAAAAGTGTATTAAAAGGTTTAGGGTTATCAACGAAGCAACAAGATACAATTTATGACGTGATTAGTCAGTCCGACGGTATGGAAAAAATCATTGCGGGATTGAGTGCATACGGATTTGGAAGTACCATTGCTGCTCGTATATTTAAGAAATATCAAGAAAAAACCCTATCAATCATCGAAGAGGATCCTTATCAACTTGCGATTGACATTGAAGGGATTGGTTTTAAGAAGGCTGATCAACTTGCAAGGCAGTTTGGAATTGGTTTTGACTTTGCTAGTAGAATTGATGCTGGAATTTTGCATGTCATTAATGAGTGGTATAACAATACCGGAAATACATACATTGTTTCGAAAGATTTAGTGATGCAAGTTTCTAATTTGTTGGAAGTGGATGGACAAAATGTTGACCTAGAAAAAATTGCTGACCAAGTTATTGAGTTAGCAAAAAAGGATCGAATTGTTGGGGATGACAATCGAGTATATCTGAAATGGATGTATAATGCGGAATTGATTATTGCAGGTAAAATCAAATTACTTACTAATCAAAAAGACGTTAAAGTACCTGCTGGATTATTTAAAAAGCTTATTCGAAATGCTGAAAAAAAGATTAATGTTAAGTATGATGATACGCAGAGAAATGCCATTTTAAATTCGTTAAAATCACCTATTTCAATTATAACTGGCGGACCTGGTACTGGTAAAACAACTATTATTAAAGGCTTTTTACAGACGTATGCTGATTTACATGAACTTTCGCTAGATCCTAATCAATATACAGACAGTCATTTTCCAATTATGTTGGCGGCACCAACTGGACGGGCAGCTAAAAGAATTACAGAAGTAACAAATGTTCCCGCTAAGACCATTCACCGTTTGTTAGGAATCAACGGTAATGATAGTTTAACCTCTGATGAAGAGCTTGAATTAAGTGGGGGACTATTAATTGTTGATGAGATGTCAATGGTAGATGTTGCTCTTTTTAAAAAACTAATTCAGGCAACAGATACTAGTGTGCAAGTTGTTCTTGTTGGGGATCAAGATCAATTGCCTTCTGTCGGACCCGGACAAGTTTTTCATGATTTAATTAAGAGTGATTGTATTCCAACAGTTAAATTAAATAATGTACACCGTCAAAGTAGTGATTCAACAATTACTGACCTGGCACACGCAATCCAAAAAGGACAATTACCAGAGGACTTTACACAAAATAAAAGTGATAGATCATTTTTTACAGCGCATGCAAATCAGGTAGAGGATATCATTGAACAAGTCGTCGATCGAGCCATGGACCGAGGTTTTAGTAAAGCTGATATTCAGGTGTTGTCACCCATGTACCGTGGTAGTGCAGGTGTTGATCAGTTGAATAAACACTTACAACGGATCATGAATCCGCCGTTACAGCCGAATCCTAAGAAAATAATGGTTAGAGATCAAGAATTTAGAATTGGTGATAAAGTTTTGCAACTAGTTAATGCTCCAGAAAATAATGTTTTTAACGGCGATATCGGCGAAATTGTAGGAATGGTTTCTAAGGGTGCTAATCAGCATATCATAGTTAATTTTGATGAAACTGAAGTGACTTATAGTAAAACTGATTGGAACCAATTAACCTTGGCATATTGCATTTCTATCCATAAATCACAAGGTAGCGAATTTAAGATGATAATAATGCCACTTGTTAATCAGTTTTCAAGAATGTTGCAACGAAATTTGCTGTATACGGGAATTACGCGAGCTTCGTCTTTTTTAATACTATTGGGTGAACAAAGTGCCTATCAAACTGCTGTTGAGCACGTTGCCTCAAACCGTAAAACAACTCTTATTTTGAGATTAACAGGTATCTATGAAGAAGATAGTTCTAGTGAATTAGATGACGGACAAAATGTAAAAGTAGAAGAAAGTAGAGTGAAAGTTAGTATTATTAATAATAATGTAGATCCGATGATTGGCATGAAAGGCATTTCCCCTTATGATTTCATGAATTGA